One Hordeum vulgare subsp. vulgare chromosome 4H, MorexV3_pseudomolecules_assembly, whole genome shotgun sequence DNA window includes the following coding sequences:
- the LOC123447888 gene encoding L-type lectin-domain containing receptor kinase IX.1-like — protein sequence MAEITPAATYAVLLVLCACCYLPPPTASLFFNYPTFSSQDQKDFSIEGDASFSVGRIDVSANKFAGGIGNSAGRVSYNAQPMLLWDKVTGEVASFTTRFSFAIVIPDINNKGKGMAFFLAGYPSVLPYDSYGFDLGLTNQSTNATASGDSRFVAVEFDTFNDTQVSDPDATYDHLGIDVNSVRSVVTKSLPSFSLMGNMTALIEYDNVSSLLSLTLWLDDGRGPKHSLNSKFDLKSALPEQVAVGFSAGTSSSVELHQLTSWYFNSSLEPKAVTVAPPVAVAPPSPGSGSGSHSSGVIAGASAGATLFLVLVIVTAVVLIRRRGSGKKKREVEEDDMGSDDEDGDPAVEIEMGSTGPRRFPYQELVDATRNFAAEEKLGQGGFGAVYRGNLKEPRLAVAIKRFSKDSSMQGKREYTSEINVISKLRHRNLVQLVGWCHGSNELLLVYELMPNRSLDIHLHGKGTFLTWPMRMKIVTGLGSALLYLHEEWEQCVVHRDIKPSNVMLDESFGAKLGDFGLARFIDHAVGTQTMTAVSGTPGYVDPQSMITGRASAESDVYSFGVLLLEVACGRRPVSLLHDPAEKNGLFRLVEWVWDRYGRGALLDGADERLNGDYDGAEVERVMVAGLWCAHPDPSARPSMRAAMAVLQSKDANQLPVLPASMPVPTYGPLVSLPSGLSSFSVTQSTSTSTSGYGTHTSTSSDVSTIGSKDSSSLLKHQYS from the exons ATGGCCGAGATCACGCCGGCGGCCACCTATGCTGTCCTGCTCGTCTTGTGCGCTTGCTGCTACCTGCCTCCTCCTACTGCTTCCCTCTTCTTCAACTACCCCACTTTCAGCTCCCAAGATCAGAAGGACTTCAGCATCGAAGGGGACGCCTCCTTCAGCGTCGGACGGATCGACGTCAGCGCCAACAAGTTCGCCGGCGGCATCGGCAACAGCGCGGGCCGGGTGTCCTACAACGCCCAGCCGATGCTGCTCTGGGACAAGGTCACCGGCGAGGTGGCCAGCTTCACCACGCGTTTctccttcgccatcgtcatccccgACATCAACAACAAGGGGAAAGGCATGGCCTTCTTCCTCGCCGGCTACCCGTCGGTCCTGCCGTACGATTCCTACGGCTTCGACCTCGGCCTCACCAACCAGAGCACCAACGCCACGGCGTCGGGCGACAGCCGGTTCGTCGCCGTCGAGTTCGACACCTTCAACGATACCCAGGTATCCGACCCCGACGCCACCTATGACCACCTCGGCATCGACGTCAACTCCGTTCGATCCGTGGTGACCAAGTCCCTGCCGAGCTTCAGCCTCATGGGGAACATGACGGCTCTCATAGAGTACGACAACGTCTCCAGCCTTCTGTCTCTGACGCTATGGCTGGACGACGGCCGAGGCCCGAAGCACAGCCTTAACTCCAAGTTTGACCTCAAGAGCGCATTGCCGGAGCAAGTCGCCGTGGGCTTCTCCGCCGGGACGTCGTCGTCCGTAGAGCTACATCAGCTAACTTCATGGTACTTCAACTCGTCCTTGGAACCCAAGGCGGTGACCGTCGCCCCACCGGTTGCGGTAGCACCACCGTCCCCTGGCAGTGGCAGCGGCAGCCACAGCTCGGGAGTTATAGCGGGAGCAAGCGCCGGCGCGACGCTGTTCCTGGTGCTCGTCATCGTCACAGCAGTAGTCTTGATACGTCGTCGTGGGAGCGGCAAGAAGAAGCGAGAGGTCGAGGAGGATGACATGGGCTCGGACGACGAAGACGGCGATCCGGCGGTGGAGATTGAGATGGGGAGCACGGGGCCGAGGCGATTTCCGTACCAGGAGCTGGTGGATGCAACGAGGAACTTCGCGGCAGAGGAGAAACTCGGGCAAGGCGGCTTTGGCGCGGTGTACCGAGGCAACCTGAAAGAGCCTCGCCTCGCCGTGGCCATAAAGCGGTTCTCCAAGGATTCGTCGATGCAGGGGAAGAGGGAGTACACGTCAGAGATCAATGTGATAAGCAAGCTGCGGCACCGTAACCTGGTGCAGCTCGTGGGCTGGTGCCACGGCAGCAACGAGCTCCTGCTCGTCTACGAGCTCATGCCTAACCGCAGCCTGGACATCCATCTCCACGGCAAGGGCACCTTCCTGACATGGCCGATGAG GATGAAGATAGTAACTGGGCTGGGCTCGGCACTCCTCTACCTCCACGAGGAGTGGGAGCAATGCGTCGTGCACCGCGACATCAAGCCGAGCAACGTGATGCTGGACGAGTCCTTCGGCGCCAAGCTAGGAGACTTCGGGCTGGCGAGGTTCATCGACCACGCCGTCGGGACACAGACGATGACCGCCGTGTCGGGGACGCCGGGCTACGTGGATCCACAGTCCATGATCACCGGCAGGGCCAGCGCCGAGTCCGACGTGTATAGCTTCGGCGTCCTTCTGCTGGAGGTCGCGTGCGGAAGGCGGCCGGTGAGTCTGCTGCATGATCCTGCCGAGAAGAACGGGCTGTTCCGGCTGGTCGAGTGGGTCTGGGACCGGTATGGCCGGGGAGCCCTTCTCGACGGGGCCGACGAGCGGCTCAACGGCGACTACGATGGGGCGGAGGTGGAGCGCGTGATGGTCGCCGGGCTCTGGTGCGCGCACCCGGACCCGAGCGCGCGGCCGTCCATGAGAGCAGCCATGGCCGTGCTCCAGTCCAAGGATGCCAACCAGCTGCCGGTGCTCCCCGCCAGTATGCCCGTGCCGACGTACGGGCCGCTGGTGTCTTTGCCGAGCGGGCTATCTTCGTTCAGTGTGACACAGTCGACGTCGACGTCGACAAGCGGCTACGGCACACACACGTCTACTTCCTCCGACGTGAGCACCATCGGTTCAAAGGATTCGTCCTCGTTACTGAAACATCAGTATTCATAA